A single region of the Eublepharis macularius isolate TG4126 chromosome 14, MPM_Emac_v1.0, whole genome shotgun sequence genome encodes:
- the ENTR1 gene encoding endosome-associated-trafficking regulator 1 isoform X1 — protein sequence MAARGGRPAAPEKPRAGTADGAAEEANPFSFKEFVRSQSQRDAAVDVNSGSSNKASFNESARFSLMLDNNSSPKSLGLSLECQEPFPPDSAVTSALLEDEEDGWIGTYQPSAVEEAHLARVPSISLSSTVESFYCDSSNLQTFSPWQLGRSDCYQHGLLGKGDQSFSLDEDSVEDSFYQPLQPSYEELKQDNSKLKNKMSYLQALCEAQANRVKELERMLENHKLKEAKEARDLEAMVQQVEENLQLMTKRAMKAENSVIKLKQENARLQVQMKNCMLENEGLKSRHSADLVVMRQNADTALQNLLAVITKSHSSISSPSSLEGNVSHGSELGLHRWLLRRPSMETGLFLEV from the exons ATGGCTGCCCGCGGGGGTCGCCCGGCCGCGCCCGAGAAGCCCCGGGCGGGCACAGCCG ATGGAGCTGCTGAGGAAGCCAACCCTTTCTCCTTCAAGGAGTTTGTGCGGAGCCAGAGCCAGCGTGATGCTGCAGTGGATGTCAACAGTGGCAGTAGCAATAAGGCCAGTTTCAAC GAGTCTGCTAGGTTCTCCCTAATGCTGGATAATAACTCATCTCCTAAGTCATTAGGATTGAGCTTGGAATGCCAGGAACCATTTCCCCCAGACTCAGCAGTGACAAGTGCTTtgctagaagatgaagaggatgGATGGATTGGCACATACCAGCCATCCGCTGTGGAAGAGGCTCACTTGGCCAGGGTTCCCAGTATCTCATTGAGCAGCACTGTTGAATCCTTTTATTGTGACTCCTCTAATCTTCAGACTTTTTCACCATGGCAGCTAGGAAGGAGTGACTGTTATCAACATGGCCTTCTTGGAAAGGGAGACCAAAGCTTCTCTCTTGATGAAGACAGCGTAGAAGATAGCTTTTATCAACCTTTGCAGCCAAGCTATGAAGAA ctaaAACAAGACAATTCAAAGTTGAAGAACAAAATGAGCTATCTTCAAGCACTTTGTGAAGCTCAGGCAAACAG GGTAAAAGAGCTGGAAAGAATGCTAGAGAATCACAAACTGAAAGAAGCCAAAGAGGCCCGAGACTTAGAAGCCATGGTGCAACAGGTGGAAGAAAACCTCCAGCTGATGACT AAACGGGCCATGAAAGCAGAGAACAGTGTCATAAAGCTGAAGCAAGAAAATGCACGACTTCAG GTTCAAATGAAGAACTGCATGTTGGAAAACGAAGGCCTGAAGTCTCGCCATTCTGCAGATTTGGTTGTAATGAGACAAAATGCAGATACTGCCTTGCAGAACCTTCTTGCTGTCATAACAAAGTCCCACTCATCTATCAG CTCTCCATCAAGCCTTGAAGGGAATGTCTCCCATGGAAGCGAGCTCGGATTACACAGATGGCTTCTCCGTCGTCCAAGTATGGAGACAGGGCTATTCCTTGAAGTCTGA
- the ENTR1 gene encoding endosome-associated-trafficking regulator 1 isoform X2, whose amino-acid sequence MAARGGRPAAPEKPRAGTADGAAEEANPFSFKEFVRSQSQRDAAVDVNSGSSNKESARFSLMLDNNSSPKSLGLSLECQEPFPPDSAVTSALLEDEEDGWIGTYQPSAVEEAHLARVPSISLSSTVESFYCDSSNLQTFSPWQLGRSDCYQHGLLGKGDQSFSLDEDSVEDSFYQPLQPSYEELKQDNSKLKNKMSYLQALCEAQANRVKELERMLENHKLKEAKEARDLEAMVQQVEENLQLMTKRAMKAENSVIKLKQENARLQVQMKNCMLENEGLKSRHSADLVVMRQNADTALQNLLAVITKSHSSISSPSSLEGNVSHGSELGLHRWLLRRPSMETGLFLEV is encoded by the exons ATGGCTGCCCGCGGGGGTCGCCCGGCCGCGCCCGAGAAGCCCCGGGCGGGCACAGCCG ATGGAGCTGCTGAGGAAGCCAACCCTTTCTCCTTCAAGGAGTTTGTGCGGAGCCAGAGCCAGCGTGATGCTGCAGTGGATGTCAACAGTGGCAGTAGCAATAAG GAGTCTGCTAGGTTCTCCCTAATGCTGGATAATAACTCATCTCCTAAGTCATTAGGATTGAGCTTGGAATGCCAGGAACCATTTCCCCCAGACTCAGCAGTGACAAGTGCTTtgctagaagatgaagaggatgGATGGATTGGCACATACCAGCCATCCGCTGTGGAAGAGGCTCACTTGGCCAGGGTTCCCAGTATCTCATTGAGCAGCACTGTTGAATCCTTTTATTGTGACTCCTCTAATCTTCAGACTTTTTCACCATGGCAGCTAGGAAGGAGTGACTGTTATCAACATGGCCTTCTTGGAAAGGGAGACCAAAGCTTCTCTCTTGATGAAGACAGCGTAGAAGATAGCTTTTATCAACCTTTGCAGCCAAGCTATGAAGAA ctaaAACAAGACAATTCAAAGTTGAAGAACAAAATGAGCTATCTTCAAGCACTTTGTGAAGCTCAGGCAAACAG GGTAAAAGAGCTGGAAAGAATGCTAGAGAATCACAAACTGAAAGAAGCCAAAGAGGCCCGAGACTTAGAAGCCATGGTGCAACAGGTGGAAGAAAACCTCCAGCTGATGACT AAACGGGCCATGAAAGCAGAGAACAGTGTCATAAAGCTGAAGCAAGAAAATGCACGACTTCAG GTTCAAATGAAGAACTGCATGTTGGAAAACGAAGGCCTGAAGTCTCGCCATTCTGCAGATTTGGTTGTAATGAGACAAAATGCAGATACTGCCTTGCAGAACCTTCTTGCTGTCATAACAAAGTCCCACTCATCTATCAG CTCTCCATCAAGCCTTGAAGGGAATGTCTCCCATGGAAGCGAGCTCGGATTACACAGATGGCTTCTCCGTCGTCCAAGTATGGAGACAGGGCTATTCCTTGAAGTCTGA
- the ENTR1 gene encoding endosome-associated-trafficking regulator 1 isoform X3 yields MAARGGRPAAPEKPRAGTADGAAEEANPFSFKEFVRSQSQRDAAVDVNSGSSNKASFNESARFSLMLDNNSSPKSLGLSLECQEPFPPDSAVTSALLEDEEDGWIGTYQPSAVEEAHLARVPSISLSSTVESFYCDSSNLQTFSPWQLGRSDCYQHGLLGKGDQSFSLDEDSVEDSFYQPLQPSYEELKQDNSKLKNKMSYLQALCEAQANRVKELERMLENHKLKEAKEARDLEAMVQQVEENLQLMTKRAMKAENSVIKLKQENARLQVQMKNCMLENEGLKSRHSADLVVMRQNADTALQNLLAVITKSHSSIRQLLSGAEELQLVADLLKSIDRISEIPEGSP; encoded by the exons ATGGCTGCCCGCGGGGGTCGCCCGGCCGCGCCCGAGAAGCCCCGGGCGGGCACAGCCG ATGGAGCTGCTGAGGAAGCCAACCCTTTCTCCTTCAAGGAGTTTGTGCGGAGCCAGAGCCAGCGTGATGCTGCAGTGGATGTCAACAGTGGCAGTAGCAATAAGGCCAGTTTCAAC GAGTCTGCTAGGTTCTCCCTAATGCTGGATAATAACTCATCTCCTAAGTCATTAGGATTGAGCTTGGAATGCCAGGAACCATTTCCCCCAGACTCAGCAGTGACAAGTGCTTtgctagaagatgaagaggatgGATGGATTGGCACATACCAGCCATCCGCTGTGGAAGAGGCTCACTTGGCCAGGGTTCCCAGTATCTCATTGAGCAGCACTGTTGAATCCTTTTATTGTGACTCCTCTAATCTTCAGACTTTTTCACCATGGCAGCTAGGAAGGAGTGACTGTTATCAACATGGCCTTCTTGGAAAGGGAGACCAAAGCTTCTCTCTTGATGAAGACAGCGTAGAAGATAGCTTTTATCAACCTTTGCAGCCAAGCTATGAAGAA ctaaAACAAGACAATTCAAAGTTGAAGAACAAAATGAGCTATCTTCAAGCACTTTGTGAAGCTCAGGCAAACAG GGTAAAAGAGCTGGAAAGAATGCTAGAGAATCACAAACTGAAAGAAGCCAAAGAGGCCCGAGACTTAGAAGCCATGGTGCAACAGGTGGAAGAAAACCTCCAGCTGATGACT AAACGGGCCATGAAAGCAGAGAACAGTGTCATAAAGCTGAAGCAAGAAAATGCACGACTTCAG GTTCAAATGAAGAACTGCATGTTGGAAAACGAAGGCCTGAAGTCTCGCCATTCTGCAGATTTGGTTGTAATGAGACAAAATGCAGATACTGCCTTGCAGAACCTTCTTGCTGTCATAACAAAGTCCCACTCATCTATCAG GCAACTGCTCTCTGGTGCAGAAGAACTGCAACTTGTAGCTGATCTCCTTAAGTCTATAGACAGAATTTCTGAGATACCTGAAGGTTCACCATGA